A stretch of Tigriopus californicus strain San Diego chromosome 11, Tcal_SD_v2.1, whole genome shotgun sequence DNA encodes these proteins:
- the LOC131890787 gene encoding serine/threonine-protein phosphatase 2A catalytic subunit beta isoform-like produces MSSIKCLDQWIQNASNGQLLRETEIQSLCAKAKEIFINESNIRSVQSPVTICGDIHGQFYDLVELFMVGGKCPDTNYLFMGDYVDRGYHSVEVITYLVALKIRYPDRITILRGNHETRSTSQIYGFYDECLQKYGNANVWMYFTDLFDYFPLSALINDEFFCLHGGLSPNIDRLDQIRTLDRIQEIPNEGPMSDMLWSDPEDDTVGWGLSPRGAGYLFGWDITEAFKRTNRLKLVARAHQMVMDGYYWNHEKSMVTIFSAPNYCYRAGNQAALMEVNEGMDYQFSQFDCSPRQKETSKANPRLPSQRIPDYFLADDTLNGPLLS; encoded by the exons ATGTCTTCGATCAAGTGCTTGGATCAATGGATCCAAAACGCATCCAATGGTCAGCTTTTGCGTGAAACTGAAATTCAAAGCCTTTGTGCCAAG GCCaaagaaattttcatcaatgaatCCAACATTCGGTCGGTTCAATCTCCGGTGACGATTTGCGGCGATATTCATGGTCAATTCTATGACCTTGTGGAACTGTTCATGGTGGGAGGAAAGTGCCCGGACACAAATTATCTTTTTATGGGCGACTATGTGGATCGAGGTTATCATAGTGTGGAGGTCATCACATATTTAGTCGCTCTGAAG atTCGCTATCCAGATCGAATAACCATTCTCCGAGGGAATCACGAAACTCGCAGTACCAGTCAAATTTATGGGTTTTATGATGAGTGCTTGCAGAAATATGGCAACGCTAATGTGTGGATGTATTTCACC GATCTGTTTGACTATTTCCCTTTGAGTGCGCTGATCAACGACGAGTTCTTCTGTCTCCATGGTGGATTGAGCCCCAACATCGACAGACTGGATCAAATCAGGACTTTAGACAGAATCCAGGAGATTCCCAATGAG GGGCCAATGAGTGATATGTTATGGTCAGATCCCGAGGATGACACCGTTGGATGGGGATTGTCTCCTCGAGGAGCAGGTTATCTCTTTGGGTGGGACATCACGGAAGCCTTTAAACGCACAAATAGACTCAAACTAGTGGCCCGAGCCCATCAGATGGTCATGGATGGATATTACTGGAATCATGAGAA atCCATGGTAACCATATTCTCAGCACCCAATTATTGTTACAGAGCGGGAAATCAAGCGGCATTAATGGAGGTGAATGAAGGCATGGATTATCAGTT CAGCCAATTCGATTGTTCCCCAAGGCAAAAAGAGACATCCAAGGCCAATCCTCGTCTACCCTCTCAAAGAATTCCCGACTACTTCCTCGCAGACGATACTTTAAATGGGCCCCTTCTTTCATAA